The Crassostrea angulata isolate pt1a10 unplaced genomic scaffold, ASM2561291v2 HiC_scaffold_19, whole genome shotgun sequence genome has a window encoding:
- the LOC128168615 gene encoding uncharacterized protein LOC128168615: MIPCQRVNTSTVGKLDIGNSSVKMKGSAGSVENWDTLLAQLRSAEHAYKLTKAIRADAAKKVRKAEKALDAKRIGHNIRDPQDWQSEKEAVMEEIVNAKVNKIPEINTKLETFNNDTMYSEGTFDMEWGTGLDVDATLHTDPKKWPYENKLGKIYQKIAYKFSRKLRSARSVPRTKGATNERQPNIEELLKDVRNDKKGKKNDKCGARK, translated from the exons TGATTCCGTGTCAAAGAGTCAATACTTCAACTGTTGGGAAACTGGACATCGGAAACAGCAGTGTAAAAATGAAAGGGTCTGCGGGGTCTGTAGAAAACTGGGACACGCTCCTAG CACAACTCCGCTCCGCAGAACATGCTTATAAGCTGACTAAAGCAATTCGCGCAGATGCAGCAAAAAAAGTGAGAAAAGCGGAAAAGGCTTTAGACGCCAAAAGAATTGGACATAACATCAGGGACCCGCAGGACTGGCAGAGTGAAAAAGAGGCAGTGATGGAAGAAATAGTCAACGCCAAGGTTAACAAAATCCCCGAGATCAATACCAAATTGGAAACGTTTAACAACGACACCATGTATTCTGAAGGTACGTTTGACATGGAGTGGGGTACAGGACTGGACGTCGATGCCACCTTACATACCGATCCGAAAAAATGGCCCTATGAAAACAAACTAGGGAAAATCTATCAAAAGATTGCTTATAAATTCAGCAGAAAACTCCGCAGTGCTCGATCCGTCCCGCGTACGAAAGGAGCGACAAATGAGAGACAGCCCAACATTGAGGAACTGCTGAAAGATGTGCGGAATGACAAGAAGGGCAAGAAAAACGACAAGTGCGGTGCCCGTAAGTAA